The genomic stretch CCAGTTAGTCTGCCTGACAAATGATAATTATGGCGAAGGTGAATGGATATATTATTCTCAGGAATGGGTATTTGATGAAGAAAACCCGATATTCTACTTGCCAGGCAATCCAGAACCTCAATATCTCTTTGGTGAAGGTGCTGAACCGAGATGGATATTTATGCATACTTCTCATTTTAATCTTGTACCCAGTAATAATAATCAACAGGTTACTTTCCCTGGTGCTATGGCAATTATGGTCGATGACACCTGGTATGATCCTCTTTCCTTTATGATCTATCCCAAAATATTCAATTTTGATCTGAACACTCACCAATTTGAATTAACTGATGTCTATCCTGCTTCTTTAGACCCCAATAGTGTTCTCCCTGCTAAACCCTGGGATCTGGATGGAGATGGAGAGATCGATGAATTTGATGAAGAAGGTTACCCGCTCTGGGTAATGGACTGGCCCATTTTCCACTATGATCCGGATGTTGCCTTTCATTATAACCAGTATTACCTTACTACTGATCCTGAGACTGGTATCATGGCGTATGTGTGGGTAGATGGTCAAAAGGCAGCTGGTGCACAGGCAGAATTCCCTGGTTATGAAGGCTGGGAAGAAACACCTGAACTCGCAATCTGCCTGTCTTGGGATAATGGAGAGTACTGGTATGAACCCATCTTTATGAACGCTAATCCTGAAAGTGAGAATTATTGCCCGGAACTGGAAGGCATGATCCCCTGTTTTGCTTATCCCGGTGACCTGATTGAGTATGAAGATGGTTATATCCTCCACCTTTTCTTCCTTGATGATAATTCCTATGGCTCATTTCATTCACAGCAGCATGGTGAAAATAACGGCTCTACCTTCATGTATGCTTCAATAAGAATTGAAGATATTATCCCTGAAAATGATAACAATGAGATCACTCCCACACTCATCTCAACTCATAATTTCCCCAATCCTTTTAATCCAGCTACAACTATTGAATTTAACCTTCAACAAGCTGGAAATGTCAGTATTGATATCTATAACATAAAGGGTCAGAAGATCAAGAGTTTTGATACAAAATTCTATCAGCCAGGTGAACACCAGATCATCTGGAATGCAGATAATATCTCTTCAGGATTATATTTCTATAAAATCACTACTGAGCACAGCACCATTACCCAAAAAATGATCTTGATGAAATAAATTTGTTTCTCTCTATTTGGGAGTGTAATTTGCGGACATAGTGGACTAAGCGGACTGAGGGGAAGTTCTCTCTGCGTCCGCTTTGTCCGCTGAGTCCGCTAAGTCCCACAAGCTTCTATTCCCCACTCTAAATTATCTGCTATTATCCCCTCAGTAAATATTCATTGACATACAAAGCCATTAAGCCAGAAATTGCTGGAAAAATTTTAATTGAGAGGCATAAGATGTTTCGTTTAGAAGAAAAGCATTTAGATGCAGTGAAGGAGATAGCGGTACGTAACAGGAAAAAGCGCAGTTGCAATCGATGTTACGATCGCGGTTATATTGGAGTATCAGAAGAGAATTTGCTTGTTTTATGCCCCAAATGTGTAGATATAGAGAAGGCTCAGGCAGAATGGAAGGAATATGTGAGCGAACATAAAGAGCTGCATGAGCATTTTGCAGATTTATTTGAAGAAGAAAATGCAGGAGAAAAAATAGATGTATAAAACTTTTGATCCCAAAGAGAAAGTTACTGACCTGGAAAAAAGAACGCAGGACTACTGGTCAAAGACCGGTATGGTACAGCGAAGTGAAGATTTCCGGGCAGGAAAGGATAAATTCGTATTCTTTGAAGGCCCACCCACAGCTAATGGCAAGCCCGGTATCCATCATGTGTTGGCACGTACCCTGAAAGACACTATTTGCCGTTATAAAACCATGAAAGGATTTCAGGTTAAGCGCAAAGCTGGCTGGGATACCCATGGTTTACCCGTAGAAATTGAAGTAGAAAAGGCCTTAGGTCTGGAAGATAAGAATGATATCATCGAATTCGGCGTGAGTCAATTCAACCAAAAATGCCGTGATTCCGTTTTCTGTTATGAAAATATGTGGCGAGAGATGACCAAAGAGATGGGCTACTGGATTGATCTTGATAATCCTTATATCACACTCACAAATGATTATATTGAATCCGTCTGGTGGATACTTAATCAATTCTTCCAAAAGGGTCTGATCTATCAGGGACACAAGATCGTGCCTTATTGCCCCAAATGCGGAACTCCGCTTTCCAGTCATGAAGTTGCTCAGGGTTATCAGGAAACCGAAGATCCCTCAGTCTTTATCAAGTTCAAAAAAATAGGTGAAGATAACACCTGGTTTCTTGCCTGGACTACAACTCCCTGGACACTGATCAGCAATGTAGC from Candidatus Stygibacter australis encodes the following:
- a CDS encoding T9SS type A sorting domain-containing protein, yielding MKQSLIILFIVISFIAQLLAYPVSPVYDDNMLSQRNSALNETKDRIVPDWEWLVPPLPLVENYADYFQCYNDTPISVQPAENGGVYIVYRVKTQTGESSIYCTYIDETGEVVMIENLEYAGSYPDAHVDQVTGDVFASWHGQTDTDTGCFLLYDLYHLTGVPGNWKYDPILVIDPANAASIFPDINDQFLWPQVKTGPSPEPDMQRAYLVATNNATSTGIVSNTTGNPLICYADFNAEDLENQSDLEWEYTSIPQLDNFHQEIPEWARIFSSWTIIDNQVIVMGYLTFEDFPDQLVCLTNDNYGEGEWIYYSQEWVFDEENPIFYLPGNPEPQYLFGEGAEPRWIFMHTSHFNLVPSNNNQQVTFPGAMAIMVDDTWYDPLSFMIYPKIFNFDLNTHQFELTDVYPASLDPNSVLPAKPWDLDGDGEIDEFDEEGYPLWVMDWPIFHYDPDVAFHYNQYYLTTDPETGIMAYVWVDGQKAAGAQAEFPGYEGWEETPELAICLSWDNGEYWYEPIFMNANPESENYCPELEGMIPCFAYPGDLIEYEDGYILHLFFLDDNSYGSFHSQQHGENNGSTFMYASIRIEDIIPENDNNEITPTLISTHNFPNPFNPATTIEFNLQQAGNVSIDIYNIKGQKIKSFDTKFYQPGEHQIIWNADNISSGLYFYKITTEHSTITQKMILMK